A genomic region of Streptomyces rimosus contains the following coding sequences:
- a CDS encoding DUF5047 domain-containing protein, which produces MTARATILPPVGAPFTARLLSWSVTADRTAQTRRTLQATLAPGTRQALDGVTVQGGYLQLDVGFDYLDGSQELVPQGLFRLDSEDAERPDGGLAAQGYGREKVVADDKFLAPRTEPANSSALDLIETLLTESVPTATVHRRTTRDAAVPRTTWERERWEAIDGTDASLARSIGVEVWADGRGQFVITAVPTLADPPVWTVDEGPGGVLIKASRSSSTEGVNNIIVAVGDGANGSTPVGPLIVRDTDPTSPTRVDGPFGRRPRFYSSPLLTTLAQADTAARSLLANSLGLASGLSFSAVPNPALEPGDVVLVKTGGPAELHIIDKITLSSTGAMTCETRSTKADDGGTT; this is translated from the coding sequence ATGACCGCCCGCGCCACCATCCTGCCGCCGGTCGGCGCGCCGTTCACCGCCCGGCTGCTGTCGTGGTCAGTGACCGCCGACCGCACCGCCCAGACCCGCCGTACCCTGCAGGCCACCCTGGCGCCCGGCACTCGCCAGGCCCTGGACGGCGTCACCGTCCAGGGCGGCTACCTGCAGCTCGACGTCGGCTTCGACTACCTCGACGGGTCACAGGAACTGGTCCCTCAGGGCCTGTTCCGCCTCGACTCGGAGGACGCGGAGCGGCCCGACGGCGGCCTCGCGGCGCAGGGCTACGGCCGCGAAAAGGTGGTGGCCGACGACAAGTTCCTGGCCCCGCGCACCGAGCCGGCCAACTCCAGCGCCCTGGATCTGATCGAGACGCTGCTGACGGAGTCGGTGCCCACGGCCACCGTGCACCGCCGCACCACCCGCGACGCCGCGGTGCCGCGCACCACCTGGGAGCGCGAGAGATGGGAGGCGATCGACGGCACCGACGCGTCGCTGGCCCGTTCCATCGGCGTGGAGGTGTGGGCAGACGGGCGTGGCCAGTTCGTCATCACCGCCGTGCCGACCCTGGCCGACCCGCCGGTGTGGACGGTCGACGAGGGGCCCGGAGGTGTCCTCATCAAGGCGTCGCGGTCCTCGTCTACCGAGGGCGTCAACAACATCATCGTGGCCGTCGGGGATGGCGCCAACGGCTCGACTCCGGTCGGGCCGCTCATCGTCCGCGACACCGACCCCACCTCCCCGACCCGCGTGGACGGCCCGTTCGGCAGGCGCCCACGCTTCTACTCCTCACCGCTGCTGACCACGCTCGCGCAGGCCGACACCGCCGCCCGCTCCCTGCTCGCCAACTCGCTGGGGCTGGCCTCCGGGCTGTCCTTCTCGGCCGTCCCCAACCCGGCGCTGGAGCCGGGCGACGTGGTCCTGGTCAAGACCGGTGGCCCAGCGGAGCTGCACATCATCGACAAGATCACGCTGTCCTCCACCGGCGCCATGACCTGCGAGACCCGATCCACCAAGGCCGACGACGGAGGCACCACTTGA
- a CDS encoding glycerophosphodiester phosphodiesterase, producing MRYQYGGDGGSVVTDAAGNAVAGRPGTVWTARTGGSQVTDLLDMAGSPTGGTITTDSRGRLLWQGPDAVTSALWWDPGDGGPRWAVTPTEVDRVARQQVDTYAVPLSVVGEAGGVAELDGGGHVPAAQLPDMSASYVPRPAGGQAGDALVRGADTSVFWARLDTATVSPWEALEAMPGPRWIAHRGGSLLAPENSIEAMRMAVELNADAIEMDVYKVADGGLFVMHDATVDRTTNLTGSQATALTVPAALRGRIDAGNWFANTWPSDLRIPLFADVLAEVGNTVPLIVHCNNAGSGAAAVAEIQRQELGEAVLIMAWNETELADARAAGIPSCLLDADGVLSGQTYAGLIAAGTTYLGVDYSQATNATINAAAAAGLRVLVYTVNRRSHFAALPTTGSVWGVISDDPWYVRGSTPTRTTDLFGAGTFFHGTPTITDSGDYRGFFQTGSPSWFGQDASGTLLSANSGYTSTLQGYLGPLGTFTLDVDFVIDVADYATASMQIMLSVGDKEFDDQGGGAANPNGYNILIRSNGTIDVYKLTGGTPTSVGTVATAAITAGTTQHLKVQVTATQLIITRTNIAAPNSLTVTDSTYRGGMYPHLGVRDTKTRWANLTIT from the coding sequence ATGCGCTACCAGTACGGGGGCGACGGCGGAAGCGTTGTCACCGACGCCGCGGGCAACGCCGTGGCCGGCCGCCCCGGCACCGTGTGGACCGCCCGCACCGGCGGCTCCCAGGTCACCGACCTCCTCGACATGGCGGGCAGCCCCACCGGCGGCACCATCACCACCGACAGCCGCGGCCGGCTGCTGTGGCAGGGCCCGGACGCCGTCACCTCCGCACTGTGGTGGGATCCGGGCGACGGCGGCCCGCGCTGGGCTGTCACCCCCACCGAGGTCGACCGCGTTGCTCGCCAGCAGGTCGACACCTACGCCGTGCCGTTGTCGGTGGTCGGGGAGGCGGGCGGCGTCGCCGAGTTGGACGGGGGCGGTCACGTGCCAGCCGCGCAACTGCCGGACATGTCGGCGTCCTACGTGCCGCGTCCGGCGGGTGGCCAGGCCGGGGACGCGCTGGTACGCGGTGCGGACACCAGTGTGTTCTGGGCCCGCCTGGACACGGCCACCGTCTCGCCGTGGGAGGCGCTGGAGGCGATGCCCGGCCCGCGCTGGATCGCGCACCGCGGCGGCTCCCTCCTCGCCCCGGAGAATTCGATCGAGGCGATGCGGATGGCCGTGGAGCTGAACGCCGACGCGATCGAGATGGACGTGTACAAGGTCGCCGATGGCGGGCTGTTCGTCATGCACGACGCCACCGTGGACCGCACCACCAACCTGACCGGAAGCCAGGCGACGGCGTTGACGGTGCCCGCCGCGCTCCGCGGCCGGATCGACGCGGGCAACTGGTTCGCCAACACCTGGCCCTCCGACCTGCGCATCCCGCTGTTCGCCGATGTGCTCGCCGAGGTCGGCAACACGGTGCCGCTGATCGTGCACTGCAACAACGCCGGTTCCGGCGCGGCCGCGGTCGCCGAGATCCAGCGCCAGGAGCTGGGCGAGGCCGTGCTCATCATGGCGTGGAACGAAACCGAACTCGCCGATGCACGGGCCGCGGGCATCCCCAGCTGCCTCCTGGACGCCGACGGCGTACTGTCCGGGCAGACCTACGCCGGGCTCATCGCCGCGGGCACCACCTACCTCGGCGTCGACTACTCGCAGGCCACCAACGCCACCATCAACGCCGCTGCGGCCGCGGGCCTGCGCGTGCTGGTCTACACGGTCAACCGCCGCAGCCACTTCGCCGCCCTGCCCACCACCGGCTCCGTGTGGGGCGTCATCTCGGACGATCCCTGGTACGTGCGCGGCAGCACCCCCACGCGCACCACGGATTTGTTCGGCGCCGGGACGTTCTTCCACGGGACGCCGACCATCACCGACAGCGGCGACTACCGCGGCTTTTTCCAGACCGGCAGCCCATCGTGGTTCGGGCAGGACGCGTCCGGCACGCTGCTGTCCGCCAACTCCGGCTACACCAGCACGCTGCAGGGCTACCTCGGCCCGCTGGGCACCTTCACTCTCGACGTGGACTTCGTCATCGACGTGGCCGACTACGCGACCGCGAGCATGCAGATCATGCTGTCCGTCGGCGACAAGGAGTTCGACGACCAGGGCGGGGGAGCGGCCAACCCCAACGGCTACAACATCCTGATCCGCAGCAACGGCACGATCGACGTGTACAAGCTGACCGGCGGCACCCCCACCAGCGTCGGCACCGTCGCCACGGCCGCCATCACCGCGGGCACCACCCAGCACCTGAAGGTGCAGGTCACCGCAACGCAGCTCATCATCACCCGCACCAACATCGCGGCCCCGAACAGCCTGACGGTCACCGACTCCACCTACCGCGGCGGCATGTATCCGCACCTCGGCGTGCGCGACACCAAGACCCGCTGGGCAAACCTGACCATCACCTGA
- a CDS encoding peptidoglycan recognition protein family protein, translated as MKLVTRAQLGWPASAAPAQATTRGVKVHYEGTPVSTRLLTDHAACIAEWKAIRASHLANKTENYSDVAYNYAACPHGYLLEGRGIGKRTGANGNQDLNRAHYAIVGLVGSSGLVTPTDAMLGAIRDGIDLLRQHGAGPEIKGHRDGYATTCPGASLYAWVQKGAPRPGTTTPPTEDDVSLTAAQAKQLAELHDVLVPYAGWQYKGKDEETDAYAYLRGTNASVKAVDAKVSALKPVDLTDAQIAALAEKVAAAPGLADAIAEKVAQKIADRLAE; from the coding sequence TTGAAACTCGTCACCAGGGCACAGCTCGGCTGGCCCGCCTCTGCCGCGCCCGCGCAGGCGACCACGAGAGGCGTGAAGGTCCACTACGAGGGAACGCCTGTCTCGACGCGGCTCCTCACCGACCACGCCGCGTGCATCGCCGAGTGGAAGGCCATCAGGGCGTCACACCTGGCGAACAAGACCGAGAACTACAGCGATGTCGCCTACAACTACGCTGCCTGCCCGCACGGCTACCTCCTCGAAGGCCGCGGCATCGGCAAGCGCACCGGCGCCAACGGCAACCAGGACTTGAACCGCGCCCACTACGCCATCGTCGGCCTGGTCGGCAGCAGCGGCCTGGTCACCCCCACCGACGCCATGCTCGGCGCGATCCGCGACGGCATCGACCTGCTGCGCCAGCACGGCGCCGGACCTGAGATCAAGGGGCACCGCGACGGATACGCCACCACCTGCCCGGGGGCGTCGCTGTACGCCTGGGTACAGAAGGGCGCCCCGCGGCCCGGAACCACCACACCACCCACGGAGGATGACGTGTCCCTCACCGCAGCCCAGGCCAAGCAGCTCGCCGAACTGCACGACGTGCTCGTGCCCTACGCCGGCTGGCAGTACAAGGGCAAGGACGAAGAGACCGACGCCTACGCCTACCTCCGCGGCACCAACGCCTCGGTGAAGGCGGTCGACGCCAAGGTCTCCGCCCTCAAGCCCGTCGACCTCACCGACGCGCAGATCGCCGCGCTCGCGGAGAAGGTCGCCGCCGCCCCGGGACTGGCCGACGCCATTGCCGAGAAGGTTGCCCAGAAGATCGCCGATCGGCTCGCCGAATAG